The window TCCCCATTCATACCGCCCTCCAACATCTCTGGCCGTTTCGGATTCTTGAGTTTCAATTGCGGCTGCCGCTCAGCTGTTGTCCGTTGTTTACGTTATTAACACAACAAACAACCACTTAGCTTCGAATATGATTCGAGCACTTGGTTTTCGGCTTTTGGTTCAgtggatttaaaaataaacatcaAAGCGAGAGACGGCGACGGAACCACGAGTACATAGGGTAAGCGGCCAGCAATgtggccaaaaataaacatcTAATGGCTATTTTTAGGCCATAAAACCCCGTATCCGCTCCGCCAATTGATCGGATACAAATGGGAGTTTCTTTGTGCGGATCGGATTGGATtagattgaaattgaattggcCGCACTTTAAGCCGCAGGCACATCGtattgaattttatttctGTACATCAATTGGCCCGCTTCTAGTCTGAAGTCTTTGAGGTTTAATTTTTGTCATGGCTTCATGTGACAGTTCTCTATCAAGAACTCGCGTCGCGCCAAAATAAACACCAGGAACCAATAGCGAATTATTTCCGCCGTAATTATGGCATCAATTGCGTAGTTAACAGCCCAAAATGACAGCCACAGCGCCAATATTTACCGCAATAAAGTATTAACTTCGATGCATTGCAGCTTAATCAGCAACTACTCATTCCAATCACTCGTGGTTCGCAGTTTCGACTGCCTATATTTAGCCCAGCTGCTCGTGGGCAATTAGCCAATCGAATGCGTAATTCTAACAGCGCATATGCCTCCACGATGCACGCTGGGTGGCGGAACatgtaaataaaatcaaacatGCTCGGTTATTGATCAAAACAACCAATAAATATGGATGAGTCTATCTGTTTACAATAGGTCGGTTGTTTAGAAAAGGAGTTGGAAGTAGATCCCATCCGTCACTGGCATTCTTTTATTGATCACTTTACGCACTTAGCTGAGAACTTGGATCGCACGCTTGTGAAATCGAGGAATTTAAGCTCGCAGCCCAATTCGAATGCGGTGTAGTTTAATTTTGTTTGAAGTACGCCGAACTTCAACGTAGTAGGCCAGAGTACCGTCAGGAAGTCGTACGGAATTCCACATCAATAATGACACTAAGCCATGAAATAGCTGGCGCCAAAGTGGTGATCACAGAATACCCGACTGGGAGCACAGATAAGAGCTGGCTTTCAAGAAAATGTAATTTTATTGATCAGAAACATAATTTCCAAACAATTTGAATACTAGCGGCGCCGGCCGGCTCCATTCTCAGCTTCAGCTTTAGCGGAGGCTCCCATATCGGCACTTGCTCCAATACCGGCAGACATCCCGGCGCCGGGTCCGCCCTCAGCCACATCCGCTGCTCCATCGCCTTGTGCGCCGATCTGGCCGCCGGCACCTGCTGCAGCTCCTACGCCTCCTTTTGCTGCGCCCATGGCCTCGTTCTGACCGGGAACTTGACCCTCGGTGAGGCACtatagaaaaaaaagattaCCATTACTGCGCTTCCAAAGGACACTTTTCCCAGGACTTTTTCCCCCCCTTGCAGCTCTCACCATTATAGCGAAGAAAAGCCCGAACACAATAGCCAATTTCATAGTGCAGATAGAAAACATCCAACGCAAGTTAAAACAATGTAAACGCCAGTCGAATAATGCATTTGGCTTATATAGCCATGTTTAGGTACAGGAATTTCGCGAAAACCCATTCCATGGGTTATCCAAACCCAAATCTCAATCAGCCCTCGAAATAGCGTGGACATCGCCCCCGATAGcatctgtcatagaacgacTGTGTTGTTGCGGAATGTTTTAAAggttattaataaattttattgttgACAATCGTTTAATTGCTCCCGTGCCCCGTGCATGCTCCTGGCGTGACTCtattaataaataactaaataaTTAGCCAGCCACTTCGGTAGAGTTGAGTCTAATGAtgaaattgtttgtttttgctgtGGGTTTCATGGGAGAGCTATTGAGTAATTTTGTGTCAAGCTCAAGGTTGAAAACCAGccaattgaaattgaaatgaaataaaaccaACAAATCAATGCATATTCGTAATAAATTTGCAAACATATTTTGaagcagattggtggagaatcgatctagaaatcgtttaaggtattccgcttgggaatcggatgccttttggcaaagatatggcgctCGCCGTGGGCTATATTGGCGCTCCTATCATTTTCCTAGGGTATCCCTCAGGAAATTgggcaaaaaatttaaaaaatattttgtttcaaggttttgatgcagattggtggagaatcgatctagaaatcgtttaaggtattctgcttgggaatcggatgctttttggcaaagatatggcgctcgccgtgggccatattggcgcTCCTATCATTTTCCTAGGGTATCCCTCAGGAAATTGggcaaaaaatctaaaaaatattttgtttcaaggttttgatgcagattggtggagaatcgatctagaaatcgtttaaggtattccgcttgggaatcggatgccttttggcaaagatatggcgctCGCCGTGGGCTATATTGGCGCTCCTATCATTTTCCTAGGGTATCCCTCAGGAAATTGggcaaaaaatctaaaaaatattttgtttcaaggttttgatgcagattggtggagaatcga of the Drosophila ananassae strain 14024-0371.13 chromosome 2R, ASM1763931v2, whole genome shotgun sequence genome contains:
- the LOC6507527 gene encoding glycine-rich protein 5, which encodes MFSICTMKLAIVFGLFFAIMCLTEGQVPGQNEAMGAAKGGVGAAAGAGGQIGAQGDGAADVAEGGPGAGMSAGIGASADMGASAKAEAENGAGRRR